The proteins below come from a single Mucilaginibacter mali genomic window:
- a CDS encoding glycosyltransferase family 4 protein → MKKTKVVFFAEILVEEHDGATRTMFQLIRRIPHADFEFLFICGVGPNTVYGFECMRLPTLTLPINKTYKMVLPALAAHSLREKLDSFNPDVVHIATPALLGEFAVKYARQRALPVISIYHTHFISYIDYYLKKAPFLIDFAKAKIISGQRAFYNQCDAIYVPSESMITELSDIGIESYRMKIWKRGIDTQLFSPAKRNSDMMRKLTGNKHPVILFASRLVWEKNLETLFGIYDGLKDRGVKFNMLIAGDGIARKACETRMPDAIFTGKVDHANLSILYASADVFLFPSVSETYGNVVPEAMASGLPCVIADGGGSKDFIEQGVNGFRCSAYMISDYVSKLELLLADERLQQQFSARGIVYSKTFGWDQLATSYFEDLLQLTGQSEETVPLKAIS, encoded by the coding sequence ATGAAAAAAACTAAGGTTGTATTTTTTGCCGAGATACTGGTTGAAGAACACGACGGCGCCACCCGCACCATGTTCCAGCTGATACGGCGGATACCGCATGCCGATTTTGAATTTCTGTTTATCTGCGGTGTGGGCCCCAATACGGTGTATGGTTTCGAGTGTATGCGCCTGCCCACTTTAACTCTGCCGATTAACAAAACCTATAAAATGGTGCTCCCGGCTTTGGCCGCGCACAGTCTGCGCGAAAAGCTGGATAGTTTTAATCCCGATGTAGTGCATATTGCCACCCCTGCCCTACTTGGCGAGTTTGCTGTGAAATACGCCCGCCAGCGCGCTTTACCGGTTATTTCCATCTATCATACCCATTTTATTTCTTATATCGACTATTACCTTAAAAAGGCCCCCTTCCTCATCGATTTTGCCAAAGCGAAGATCATCAGCGGGCAGCGGGCCTTTTATAACCAGTGCGATGCCATATACGTACCGTCGGAAAGCATGATAACCGAACTTTCGGATATAGGTATTGAAAGCTACCGCATGAAGATCTGGAAGCGGGGAATCGATACGCAACTATTTTCGCCGGCCAAACGCAACAGTGATATGATGCGCAAACTAACCGGCAATAAGCACCCGGTGATTCTATTCGCCAGCCGCCTGGTATGGGAAAAGAACCTGGAGACCTTATTTGGTATTTATGACGGACTAAAAGACCGCGGCGTAAAATTTAATATGCTGATAGCCGGCGACGGCATTGCCCGCAAAGCCTGCGAGACGCGGATGCCCGATGCTATTTTCACCGGAAAGGTAGATCATGCCAACCTATCCATATTGTATGCCTCTGCCGATGTTTTCCTGTTCCCCTCCGTTTCCGAAACTTATGGCAACGTGGTGCCCGAAGCTATGGCATCGGGCCTGCCCTGTGTAATTGCCGATGGCGGAGGGTCGAAGGATTTTATTGAGCAGGGCGTTAATGGCTTCCGTTGCTCGGCCTATATGATATCCGACTACGTATCTAAACTGGAGTTGTTATTGGCCGATGAACGCCTGCAGCAACAATTTAGCGCGAGGGGCATCGTTTACAGTAAAACCTTCGGTTGGGACCAACTGGCCACATCCTACTTTGAGGATTTGCTGCAATTAACCGGTCAGTCGGAAGAAACTGTGCCACTAAAGGCTATTAGTTGA
- a CDS encoding DUF4412 domain-containing protein: MKFKLFTVAAGMALLATSLTASAQKTYKEGVITYTVSGGRGAGDAKTYFKGDSSATVSQSGPAKITVVTAGIGDYLAILVDVPVANIKKAAVASPAETEQIQAAIPELAFTPTTETKEIAGLKCKKVTAKDPKSGASFDVWITSDISAPVNGMTQLYSKVGGFPVQFTTYQMGQSVSVTYKAISDEKVPAGSFGIPAGFDKISLADLQALGGNK; encoded by the coding sequence ATGAAATTTAAACTATTTACCGTTGCCGCAGGCATGGCTTTACTGGCAACATCATTAACCGCATCGGCCCAAAAAACTTATAAGGAGGGTGTAATTACCTATACCGTAAGCGGCGGCCGTGGCGCAGGCGACGCGAAAACTTATTTCAAAGGCGACTCGAGCGCTACGGTATCGCAAAGCGGGCCGGCAAAAATTACCGTTGTAACCGCCGGTATTGGCGATTACCTGGCCATATTGGTAGATGTGCCTGTTGCTAACATAAAAAAAGCCGCAGTAGCCAGCCCGGCCGAAACCGAGCAGATACAGGCCGCTATCCCCGAGTTAGCTTTTACGCCGACTACCGAGACGAAGGAAATAGCCGGTTTAAAATGTAAAAAAGTAACCGCGAAAGACCCTAAAAGCGGCGCCAGCTTTGACGTTTGGATCACCAGCGATATCAGCGCCCCGGTTAACGGCATGACCCAGCTTTACAGCAAAGTAGGCGGCTTTCCGGTTCAGTTTACCACTTACCAGATGGGCCAGAGCGTAAGTGTAACCTATAAAGCCATCAGCGATGAAAAGGTTCCGGCAGGCAGCTTCGGTATACCTGCCGGCTTCGATAAGATCAGTCTTGCAGATCTGCAGGCATTAGGCGGTAACAAATAA
- the sucC gene encoding ADP-forming succinate--CoA ligase subunit beta, producing MNIHEYQGKEILKSFGVRVQEGILAHTPEEAVEAAKKMKADYNSDWVVVKAQIHAGGRGKGGGVKLAKNLDEVKERATAIIGMQLVTPQTGPEGKLVSKVLVAQDVYYPGESETKEFYMSVLLDRARGRNIIMYSTEGGMDIEEVAHSTPHLIFKEEVDPAVGLQGFQARKIAFNLGVSGDAFKEMVKFVTALYKAYDATDSSQFEINPVLKTSDNKILAVDAKVNLDDNALYRHPDYAAMRDEAEEDPTEVEAGKSNLNYVKLDGNVGCMVNGAGLAMATMDIIKLAGGEPANFLDVGGTANAQTVKAGFNIILSDPNVKAILINIFGGIVRCDRVAQGVIDAYQEIGNIPVPIIVRLQGTNAKEAKELIDNSGLKVFSAILLKEAAERVKEVLA from the coding sequence ATGAATATTCACGAATACCAGGGTAAAGAGATATTAAAAAGCTTTGGCGTAAGGGTTCAGGAAGGCATTTTGGCCCACACCCCTGAAGAGGCTGTTGAAGCTGCCAAAAAAATGAAGGCCGATTACAACAGCGATTGGGTTGTTGTTAAAGCCCAGATACATGCCGGCGGCCGCGGTAAAGGCGGCGGCGTTAAACTGGCCAAAAACCTGGACGAGGTGAAGGAACGCGCTACCGCTATCATCGGTATGCAACTGGTTACCCCGCAAACCGGTCCTGAAGGTAAACTGGTGAGCAAAGTTTTAGTTGCACAGGATGTTTACTACCCGGGCGAAAGCGAAACCAAAGAGTTTTACATGAGCGTACTGCTTGACCGCGCACGTGGCCGTAACATTATTATGTACAGCACCGAAGGCGGTATGGATATTGAAGAAGTGGCACACAGCACCCCTCACCTGATCTTTAAAGAAGAGGTTGACCCGGCTGTTGGCCTGCAAGGTTTCCAGGCGCGTAAGATCGCCTTTAACCTGGGCGTATCGGGCGATGCTTTTAAAGAGATGGTGAAATTTGTTACCGCACTTTACAAAGCTTACGATGCTACAGATTCATCTCAATTTGAAATTAACCCGGTGCTAAAAACATCGGACAATAAAATACTGGCTGTTGACGCTAAGGTAAACCTTGACGACAACGCCCTGTACCGCCACCCGGATTACGCCGCCATGCGCGACGAGGCCGAGGAAGACCCAACCGAAGTTGAAGCAGGTAAATCGAACCTAAACTATGTAAAGCTTGACGGTAACGTTGGCTGTATGGTTAACGGTGCCGGTTTAGCTATGGCAACTATGGACATTATTAAATTAGCCGGCGGCGAGCCTGCTAACTTCCTTGACGTAGGTGGCACCGCTAACGCGCAAACCGTTAAGGCTGGTTTCAACATCATCCTGTCAGACCCTAACGTTAAGGCCATCCTCATCAATATCTTCGGCGGTATCGTGCGTTGCGACCGTGTTGCACAAGGTGTTATTGATGCTTACCAGGAAATTGGCAACATCCCTGTACCTATCATCGTTCGCTTACAAGGCACCAACGCTAAGGAGGCTAAGGAACTGATAGACAACTCGGGCCTGAAAGTGTTCTCGGCTATCCTGCTGAAGGAAGCTGCAGAGCGTGTTAAAGAAGTATTAGCGTAA
- a CDS encoding acyltransferase family protein — translation MKVFFKNLNSLRFIAASLVIIHHTEQYKWFNGLHHYFNNPIIILFGKLGVDIFFVLSGFLITSLLVIEKERFGRIAIRKFYIRRILRIWPLYFLVAALAFLVWPHIPALHISQMPNPYDHLWENALLILFFLPNIQYLLFRAIPYQAQSWSIGVEEQFYLVWPFLMNWSKTRLQFKRIVIILLAAYVIIKLAFYFIPLITGRFKMLDDLDFYLSDIFQIDCMMIGSLFGLLNFENKARQLLTGTFVQVAAYLLAIGFLSFGLNFGYFYWEIYGVLFGIIIFNLVNTDTSIISLEFKWMDYLGKISYSMYMLHVLVVNIVIRFISHNSFIIYPLVFLFTIIISIASYELFEKRFLKYKSGFAKVQSGSDPKVGM, via the coding sequence ATGAAGGTATTTTTTAAGAACCTTAATTCGTTACGTTTTATAGCTGCTTCACTGGTAATTATTCACCATACTGAACAGTATAAGTGGTTTAACGGCCTTCATCATTATTTTAATAATCCCATAATTATACTCTTCGGTAAATTAGGTGTCGATATATTTTTTGTGCTCAGCGGTTTCCTCATTACCTCGTTATTGGTGATAGAAAAGGAACGCTTTGGACGTATCGCCATCCGGAAGTTTTATATCAGGCGTATATTGCGCATCTGGCCGTTGTACTTTCTTGTTGCGGCGCTCGCCTTCCTGGTGTGGCCACACATACCCGCGCTGCATATCTCGCAAATGCCCAACCCGTACGATCATTTATGGGAGAACGCGCTGCTGATACTCTTCTTTTTACCTAATATACAGTATCTGCTGTTCAGGGCCATTCCGTACCAGGCCCAATCGTGGTCGATAGGGGTAGAGGAACAGTTTTACCTGGTTTGGCCTTTCTTAATGAACTGGTCGAAAACCAGGCTGCAATTTAAGCGCATAGTTATCATCCTGCTGGCCGCGTATGTCATCATCAAACTGGCCTTTTACTTCATTCCGCTGATTACGGGACGGTTTAAAATGCTGGATGACCTTGATTTTTACCTGTCGGATATCTTCCAGATAGATTGTATGATGATCGGTTCGTTATTCGGCCTGTTGAATTTTGAAAATAAAGCCAGGCAGCTTTTAACCGGCACCTTTGTACAGGTGGCAGCCTACCTGCTGGCTATCGGCTTTTTGTCCTTTGGTTTAAATTTCGGCTACTTTTATTGGGAAATATATGGGGTGCTGTTTGGCATTATTATTTTTAACCTGGTAAATACCGATACCAGCATCATCAGCCTTGAATTTAAATGGATGGATTACCTGGGCAAAATATCGTACAGTATGTACATGCTGCACGTGCTGGTAGTTAATATCGTCATCCGCTTTATATCGCACAATTCATTTATTATTTACCCGCTGGTGTTCCTGTTCACCATCATCATTTCCATTGCTTCGTACGAATTGTTCGAGAAACGCTTCCTGAAATACAAATCGGGTTTTGCCAAGGTACAAAGCGGCTCGGATCCGAAGGTGGGGATGTAA
- a CDS encoding YceI family protein, protein MKTLRIASLKKLLMLLLILISGLATYAMFARWKVKQPYEVRFKGGKISGRFESLRADIRFDKAHPEGAKISASIAAASIATGFFIKNNHAKDALEAEKYPTISFTSTKVSRHGNAFEAVGNLTMKGVTKPVTIHFTFDDNGAGGVFKGGFTVRPRSFNITRNGSPEQLAIMLVVPVSRG, encoded by the coding sequence ATGAAAACATTAAGAATTGCATCATTAAAAAAGCTGCTAATGCTGCTGCTTATCCTCATAAGCGGACTGGCCACCTATGCCATGTTTGCCCGTTGGAAGGTAAAACAACCCTACGAAGTACGTTTTAAAGGGGGAAAGATCAGCGGCAGGTTCGAATCGCTGAGGGCGGATATCCGTTTTGATAAGGCCCATCCCGAGGGCGCCAAAATATCGGCCAGTATTGCAGCCGCCAGCATCGCCACCGGCTTTTTTATTAAGAATAATCATGCTAAGGACGCGCTTGAGGCCGAAAAGTATCCAACCATCAGCTTCACATCAACCAAAGTAAGCCGACATGGCAACGCCTTTGAAGCAGTCGGTAATTTAACCATGAAGGGGGTTACCAAACCTGTCACCATTCATTTTACGTTTGATGATAACGGTGCAGGCGGTGTGTTTAAAGGCGGCTTTACAGTGAGGCCCCGGAGTTTTAACATCACCCGCAATGGTTCACCGGAGCAGTTGGCGATCATGCTGGTGGTGCCAGTGAGCAGAGGGTAG
- a CDS encoding MerR family transcriptional regulator encodes MPYKEREISKMYYTMGEVSAMFDVNQSLIRYYEREFDILQPKKNKKGNRYFTPEDVENLKIIFHLIRDKGYTLAGAKEHLKNNMTDTKDNQSIISSLENLKKFLLEVREQL; translated from the coding sequence ATGCCTTATAAAGAACGGGAGATCAGCAAAATGTATTATACCATGGGCGAGGTATCGGCCATGTTTGATGTGAACCAGTCGCTCATCAGGTATTACGAGCGCGAGTTTGATATTTTGCAGCCTAAGAAAAACAAAAAAGGCAACCGCTACTTCACCCCCGAAGATGTGGAGAACCTGAAGATCATCTTCCACCTCATCCGCGATAAGGGCTATACCCTGGCCGGCGCCAAGGAGCACCTGAAGAACAACATGACCGACACTAAAGACAACCAGAGCATCATCAGCAGCCTGGAAAACCTGAAGAAGTTTTTGCTGGAGGTGAGGGAGCAGTTGTAG
- the bioA gene encoding adenosylmethionine--8-amino-7-oxononanoate transaminase, with amino-acid sequence MTLTERDLKAIWHPYTQMQTALPPIPIVKGDGALLIDENGKEYIDAVSSWWVNIHGHANKYIAQKVAEQLLQLEHVIFAGFTHKPAIELAERLLAILPDNQAKAFYSDNGSTAVEVAIKMCLQYWHNLGIKRTKVLAFKNAYHGDTFGAMAVSGRSAFTAAFDNLLFEVEFIDLPTAENMKQLKSRISYLRSELACFIFEPLVQGSAGMIMYDAALLNELMAHCRAEHILTIADEVFTGFGRTGKRFACNHVQEQPDIMCFSKGLTGGTMAFGLTTCTQQIYDAFLSDDKRKTLFHGHSYTANPVACAASLASLDLFLAPDTDANIQRIVNAHQAFAGRIQDHPKIKTIRQTGTILAMEWETGEDTSYFSALRDRLYSYFLDAGIILRPLGNVIYILPPYCITDAQLDYIYRKIEQALEEVGKSA; translated from the coding sequence ATGACACTTACCGAACGCGATCTGAAAGCCATATGGCACCCCTACACACAGATGCAAACCGCCCTGCCCCCTATCCCCATAGTAAAAGGTGATGGCGCGCTGCTGATTGATGAGAATGGTAAGGAGTATATCGACGCGGTATCATCGTGGTGGGTAAATATACACGGACATGCCAATAAATACATTGCCCAAAAAGTAGCCGAACAATTGCTGCAACTGGAGCACGTCATCTTCGCCGGCTTTACTCACAAACCCGCCATTGAGCTGGCCGAGCGCCTGCTGGCTATATTACCCGATAACCAGGCTAAAGCTTTTTACTCGGACAATGGATCGACAGCGGTAGAGGTAGCTATAAAAATGTGCCTGCAGTACTGGCATAACCTGGGTATTAAACGTACCAAGGTGCTTGCTTTTAAAAATGCTTATCACGGTGATACTTTTGGTGCGATGGCCGTAAGCGGGCGCAGCGCCTTTACAGCGGCCTTTGATAACTTGCTGTTCGAGGTGGAATTTATCGACCTGCCGACTGCCGAAAACATGAAACAGCTTAAATCGCGGATCTCCTACCTGCGATCGGAGTTGGCCTGCTTTATTTTTGAGCCGCTGGTGCAGGGTTCGGCGGGGATGATCATGTACGATGCCGCGCTGTTGAACGAACTGATGGCCCATTGCCGTGCCGAGCATATCCTTACCATTGCCGATGAGGTATTTACCGGCTTTGGCCGCACCGGCAAGCGTTTTGCCTGCAACCATGTGCAGGAACAGCCGGATATTATGTGCTTCTCTAAAGGGTTAACGGGCGGCACCATGGCTTTTGGTTTAACTACCTGTACACAACAGATCTACGATGCGTTCCTTTCGGATGATAAGCGGAAAACGCTCTTCCACGGGCACTCTTACACGGCTAACCCGGTAGCTTGCGCAGCCTCCTTAGCCAGTTTAGATCTGTTTTTAGCGCCCGATACCGATGCCAATATCCAGCGTATAGTTAATGCCCACCAGGCATTTGCAGGCAGGATACAAGACCATCCTAAAATTAAAACCATCCGCCAAACCGGCACCATACTGGCTATGGAATGGGAAACCGGCGAGGATACCAGTTACTTCAGTGCGCTGCGCGACAGGCTGTATAGCTACTTTCTTGATGCGGGTATTATTCTGCGCCCGCTGGGTAACGTGATCTATATTTTACCTCCGTATTGCATTACTGATGCCCAGCTGGATTATATTTACCGCAAAATTGAACAGGCGCTGGAGGAAGTCGGAAAGTCCGCGTAA
- a CDS encoding DUF4382 domain-containing protein produces MKKLLLLLLFATAISLFMFACKKDNSSGAAGNSAHVTVKLTDAPGAFDAVILNVKSVIVVTDAGEYTLNVNGGPIDILRFRQGRDTVLADQDIPAGTIQQVRLVLNDSGNRVIVAGVSYDLTTPSGQTSGVKLNVHDNLTAGIAYTMKLDFDAAQSIVLTGNGKYILKPVIRAIAQAASGAITGVVSPAASSPKVYAIMGTDTVGTVADATGKFYFPGLSAGSYNVKFVPVSPYAAKTITNITVINGAVLDMGTVNISQ; encoded by the coding sequence ATGAAAAAGCTATTATTATTATTATTATTTGCCACAGCCATCAGCCTGTTTATGTTTGCCTGTAAAAAGGATAATTCCTCCGGCGCAGCAGGCAATTCGGCGCACGTGACCGTTAAACTTACCGATGCCCCCGGCGCCTTCGATGCTGTTATACTAAATGTTAAAAGCGTGATAGTAGTTACCGATGCCGGCGAATATACGCTGAACGTTAACGGTGGCCCGATCGATATTCTTCGGTTTCGCCAGGGTAGGGATACCGTATTGGCCGATCAGGATATCCCGGCCGGGACGATACAGCAAGTGCGGTTAGTGTTAAATGATTCGGGGAACCGTGTAATTGTTGCCGGTGTATCGTACGATCTGACCACGCCAAGCGGACAAACATCGGGTGTTAAATTGAACGTGCACGATAACCTTACCGCGGGCATAGCCTATACCATGAAGCTTGACTTTGATGCAGCGCAATCTATAGTGCTTACCGGTAACGGAAAGTATATTTTAAAACCGGTTATCCGTGCCATAGCCCAGGCTGCATCAGGGGCCATAACAGGTGTGGTGTCGCCTGCTGCGTCATCACCAAAAGTATATGCCATAATGGGTACCGATACGGTTGGTACAGTTGCCGATGCTACCGGTAAGTTCTATTTCCCGGGCTTATCTGCTGGTAGTTATAATGTTAAATTTGTGCCGGTTAGTCCATATGCTGCAAAAACAATAACTAACATTACTGTTATCAATGGCGCTGTGCTTGATATGGGTACGGTTAATATTTCCCAATAA
- a CDS encoding ComEC/Rec2 family competence protein: MLADHKGEIPFVVYLLPFMLGIALVLQFNLAIYQQVLLISFFILLAGFIALNVFYQQTGLYRKPWVGGILAHLLILVAGILCTINYDSRNQTAYFTKFAAKHLLVKVNSEPQFKNNMLRFTASAITSGDSTTNKHEASGNLLVVMRADSAHAHDLSYGDVLLVQAKYTPVDPPFNPAEFNYKQYLAHQDIYMQTFLNPGEAVTVMHNAGNPVIAYSLQLRQRLVARFKQYMHSAEAVSVASTLILGYKAELDNDILQAYSKTGTIHVLSVSGAHVAIIFVMIGWLLGFMDRYRYGKLLKAIFTIALIWYYSLLTGLSPAVCRAAVMISFIIIGKTYNRRISTLNILAASAFFILLIDPFLITDVGFQLSYLAVAGLIVFQPIIYNWLDIQNKWLDKLWLPCSASIAAQAITFPLSAYYFHQFPLCFLLSNLFILLPSLVIMYAGIACLLFAQMAISVLAQFSGWVLEKSILLMDRGLQIIERASYASIGKIWLTRGEYIVLFVLLILVFCLLYYKKPALLKAIFAGALILSVSLGFKRINGTRTNSITFFSLKKQPAILFKQGSRAVLLTDLSDTDKTYRYSIQPCLDSNRVKQLSIVGFKKDTATAFFRKQGQLVRFLDWDILVIGRASQLKPRYAPVKINYLFVTGDPKVPGAVIDTAFTFNTLILAADNSDRFLAAFKPTVKNNVEKMYVLKRNKSLILLSN, from the coding sequence ATGTTAGCCGATCATAAAGGCGAAATCCCTTTTGTTGTATACTTGCTACCCTTTATGCTTGGGATAGCATTGGTTTTACAATTCAATCTGGCAATTTATCAACAGGTACTTTTAATTTCCTTTTTTATTTTACTGGCGGGTTTTATAGCGCTGAATGTTTTCTACCAGCAAACCGGTTTATACCGTAAACCGTGGGTGGGTGGCATACTTGCCCATTTACTGATATTGGTTGCGGGAATATTATGCACCATTAATTACGATAGCCGCAATCAAACCGCCTATTTTACCAAATTCGCCGCCAAACACCTGCTGGTTAAGGTAAACAGCGAACCGCAGTTTAAAAACAATATGCTGCGCTTTACAGCCAGCGCGATTACGAGTGGCGACAGTACCACGAATAAGCACGAGGCCAGTGGCAACCTTCTTGTTGTAATGCGCGCAGACAGCGCCCATGCCCATGATCTTAGTTATGGTGATGTGCTGCTCGTTCAGGCTAAATATACCCCCGTCGATCCGCCCTTTAACCCGGCCGAATTTAACTATAAGCAATACCTGGCGCACCAGGATATTTATATGCAAACTTTCCTAAACCCGGGTGAAGCGGTAACGGTGATGCACAATGCAGGCAATCCGGTTATTGCTTACTCGCTGCAGTTAAGGCAAAGGCTGGTTGCCCGGTTTAAGCAATATATGCATAGTGCTGAAGCAGTGTCGGTGGCATCAACCCTGATACTGGGTTACAAGGCCGAACTGGATAACGATATTTTGCAGGCGTACTCAAAAACGGGCACCATCCATGTGCTGTCGGTATCGGGGGCGCATGTGGCTATTATTTTTGTAATGATAGGCTGGTTGCTGGGCTTTATGGATAGGTACCGTTACGGCAAGCTGCTGAAAGCGATATTCACCATCGCGCTCATCTGGTATTATTCGCTGCTGACCGGTCTTTCGCCGGCTGTTTGCCGGGCGGCGGTAATGATCAGCTTTATTATTATTGGTAAAACATACAACCGGCGCATCAGTACGCTCAATATTTTAGCAGCATCGGCATTTTTTATTTTGTTGATAGATCCGTTTTTGATTACCGATGTCGGTTTCCAGCTGTCCTATTTGGCGGTGGCAGGGCTTATTGTTTTTCAACCCATCATATATAACTGGCTGGATATTCAAAATAAATGGTTGGATAAGCTGTGGCTGCCGTGTTCGGCATCCATCGCGGCGCAGGCTATTACCTTTCCGCTTAGCGCTTACTATTTTCACCAGTTCCCGCTGTGTTTTTTGCTGAGTAACTTATTCATTCTGCTGCCGTCGCTGGTGATCATGTATGCCGGGATAGCCTGCCTGTTATTCGCGCAGATGGCGATAAGCGTATTGGCCCAATTTAGCGGGTGGGTGTTGGAGAAAAGCATTTTGCTGATGGATAGGGGCCTGCAAATAATAGAGCGGGCGTCTTATGCTTCTATCGGTAAAATATGGTTAACCAGGGGCGAGTACATAGTGCTTTTTGTATTGCTGATACTGGTGTTTTGCCTGTTGTATTATAAAAAACCGGCCTTGCTGAAGGCTATATTCGCCGGCGCGCTTATCTTATCCGTTAGCTTAGGTTTCAAGCGGATAAATGGTACACGTACCAATAGTATCACTTTCTTCAGCCTGAAAAAGCAACCGGCTATTTTATTTAAACAGGGGAGTAGGGCCGTATTGCTGACCGATTTGAGTGACACCGATAAAACGTATCGCTATTCTATACAACCTTGTTTAGATAGCAACCGGGTAAAACAGTTAAGCATTGTTGGGTTTAAAAAAGATACCGCTACTGCTTTTTTCAGGAAGCAGGGGCAACTGGTCAGGTTTTTAGACTGGGATATACTGGTTATCGGCAGGGCATCGCAACTAAAGCCACGGTACGCGCCGGTTAAAATAAATTACCTGTTTGTTACGGGCGACCCTAAAGTACCGGGCGCGGTTATAGATACGGCCTTTACTTTCAATACATTAATTTTAGCCGCAGATAACAGCGACCGCTTTTTAGCTGCTTTTAAACCTACGGTTAAAAATAATGTCGAAAAAATGTACGTATTGAAGCGTAACAAATCGCTCATTTTGCTATCCAATTAA
- a CDS encoding phosphatidylinositol-specific phospholipase C/glycerophosphodiester phosphodiesterase family protein, with product MAAYPQNVPLTNGFAHNDYWHKRPLFDALENGYRYIEADIFLVDGQLVVAHVFPFFKGSRTLEKLYLQPLFEKVNNKSEPYVSKASPVTLLVDIKTGANSTYDALRPLLEKYKSMLSGYEHGRFVQRAVTIVLSGHKPYRTVKQEDDRMVFIDEDLRHMDRDSLGTEVYPMSSCNYNALMKWDGTGECPAAERQKLCAYIRRAHSFGKKVRLWASPENRTVWAELLRCGVDLINTDQLVDLRNFLTTTFASTKKIN from the coding sequence GTGGCTGCCTACCCTCAAAATGTTCCCCTAACCAACGGCTTTGCCCATAATGATTACTGGCACAAACGCCCCTTGTTTGATGCCCTGGAGAACGGTTACCGCTACATTGAAGCTGATATCTTCCTGGTAGATGGCCAACTGGTAGTAGCGCACGTGTTCCCCTTTTTTAAAGGTAGCCGCACTTTAGAAAAACTATACCTGCAGCCGCTTTTTGAAAAGGTGAATAACAAGAGCGAACCCTACGTGAGCAAAGCGTCGCCGGTTACCTTGCTGGTTGATATTAAAACCGGGGCCAACAGTACTTATGATGCATTGCGGCCCCTGCTCGAAAAGTATAAGTCGATGCTATCAGGCTACGAGCATGGCCGCTTTGTGCAGCGGGCGGTTACCATTGTGTTATCCGGGCATAAACCTTATCGCACGGTGAAACAAGAGGACGATCGTATGGTGTTTATTGATGAAGACCTGCGCCATATGGACCGCGATAGCCTGGGTACCGAGGTTTATCCCATGAGCAGTTGCAATTACAACGCCTTAATGAAATGGGATGGTACCGGCGAATGCCCTGCCGCCGAACGGCAGAAGCTTTGCGCTTACATCAGGCGGGCGCATAGCTTTGGTAAAAAAGTAAGGCTATGGGCTTCGCCCGAAAACAGAACGGTTTGGGCCGAATTGCTGCGTTGCGGGGTCGATCTGATCAATACCGACCAGCTGGTAGATCTGCGCAACTTCCTGACGACTACCTTTGCCAGCACCAAAAAGATCAACTAA
- a CDS encoding NUDIX domain-containing protein: protein MYNFNVRVYGLLINDNNEILLSDEQEYGYQFIKFPGGGVEYGEGLTDALKREFMEECFAEIAIERHFYTTDFFVKSAFNDSQIISVYYLVKNIAPLDLSFKIIPYDFDELSDVMQSFRWVKISNLTEDDVTFPTDKHVVKLLTTPPQPLPEGEGL, encoded by the coding sequence ATGTATAACTTTAACGTACGTGTTTATGGCCTGCTGATTAACGATAACAACGAGATATTGTTAAGCGATGAGCAGGAATATGGGTATCAGTTCATTAAATTCCCCGGCGGCGGCGTAGAATATGGCGAGGGGCTGACCGATGCGCTGAAACGTGAGTTTATGGAGGAATGCTTTGCGGAAATAGCAATTGAAAGGCACTTTTACACCACCGATTTTTTTGTAAAATCGGCCTTTAACGATTCGCAGATCATCAGCGTTTATTACTTAGTGAAGAACATTGCGCCGCTTGATCTGTCTTTCAAGATCATCCCTTACGATTTTGATGAATTAAGCGATGTGATGCAGTCTTTCCGCTGGGTTAAAATAAGCAACCTGACCGAAGACGATGTTACTTTTCCGACAGATAAGCATGTGGTGAAACTATTAACAACCCCTCCCCAACCCCTCCCCGAGGGAGAGGGGCTTTAA